A section of the Xiphias gladius isolate SHS-SW01 ecotype Sanya breed wild chromosome 10, ASM1685928v1, whole genome shotgun sequence genome encodes:
- the pax1a gene encoding paired box protein Pax-1a produces MEQTYGEVNQLGGVFVNGRPLPNAIRLRIVELAQLGIRPCDISRQLRVSHGCVSKILARYNETGSILPGAIGGSKPRVTTPNVVKNIREYKQNDPGIFAWEIRDRLLADGVCDKYNVPSVSSISRILRNKIGNLSQPNQYESSKQASAQAGLSYNHIYPYSYPNTMSPKMSSPPGVPVTAGHMSISRAWPSAHTVSNILGIRAFMDPAAIAGTEGYPPKMEEWSSVNRAAFPAAHTVNGIDKSAIDADIKYAQPSSTLSSYVSACAYSPTNQYGVYSGSAGGYVAPGHHHWQPQSPALSHPGGGMGMHAGEIHSPMAFKHQQAREGDRKPPSPLSKQQQQQQQQHEDLNSVHGLSLPTSSS; encoded by the exons ATGG AGCAAACCTATGGAGAGGTGAACCAGTTAGGCGGCGTGTTCGTCAATGGGCGACCCCTGCCCAACGCCATACGGCTAAGAATCGTGGAGCTGGCTCAGCTCGGGATCAGACCCTGCGATATAAGCCGGCAACTCCGAGTCTCCCACGGCTGCGTGAGCAAGATCTTAGCGAGGTACAACGAGACGGGCTCCATCTTACCCGGTGCCATCGGTGGAAGCAAACCGCGGGTCACGACGCCTAACGTGGTGAAAAATATCAGGGAATACAAACAAAACGACCCCGGGATCTTTGCCTGGGAGATCCGGGACAGGCTTTTGGCAGATGGAGTTTGTGACAAGTACAATGTCCCGTCGGTGAGTTCGATCAGCAGGATTTTACGCAACAAGATTGGAAATCTCTCCCAGCCCAACCAGTACGAGAGCAGTAAGCAAGCCTCCGCGCAGGCCGGGCTCTCCTACAACCACATATACCCTTATTCCTACCCCAACACCATGTCGCCCAAAATGAGCAGCCCGCCTGGAGTACCGGTGACGGCTGGACATATGAGCATATCCAGGGCCTGGCCTTCCGCGCACACCGTCAGCAACATCCTCGGCATACGAGCCTTCATGGATCCCGCAG CCATTGCTGGGACGGAGGGATATCCACCAAAAATGGAGGAGTGGAGTAGCGTCAACAGAGCAGCTTTCCCAGCGGCTCACACGGTCAACGGGATTGACAAATCAGCCATTGACGCCGACATAAAATACGCccag CCTTCCTCGACATTGTCCAGTTATGTCTCGGCGTGTGCTTACTCTCCCACCAACCAGTACGGGGTGTACAGCGGGTCAGCGGGCGGCTACGTGGCCCCGGGCCACCACCATTGGCAGCCACAGAGCCCGGCCCTCTCCCACCCGGGTGGCGGGATGGGCATGCACGCGGGGGAGATCCACTCGCCGATGGCCTTCAAGCACCAGCAGGCCCGAGAAG GAGACAGAAAACCGCCCAGTCCTCTgagcaagcagcagcagcagcagcagcagcagcacgaaGACTTGAACAGTGTACATGGACTCAGTCTCCCTACCTCATCGTCGTAA